The segment CCCTATGCCTACATGAGGCACTTGCTGACTGAACTGCCCCGATGCCAAACCGCCGATCAAATCGAAAAACTCGTGCCCCACAAAATTGATTCCAAGATTTTAAGGTAAGGTGTAGGGTGGGTTTGGTGATCGCTTACATAACAAACGACCCCCGGGTGAGACCGTTATTACAGAAGCCCAGCTTTTAATTTCATCAATGCATAAAAAGGCACGGGGGATTTAGATAACAGGAAATAATTTTATCTGAGAAACACGTTTTGTGGGACACTTGAGATAGACTTCGAAAAGGGTTGGCGTGATTTGCATTCAGGCGATCTGATGACTTCTGTTCATTTTTTCCTTGGCTTCGTTGGCTTATCGGTGAGCTTTTTCACCTCACGATCAAAATCTGAAATATATTTTTTATCCTGCTCTTGGCGATATTTTTCATATTCTTTTAACGCCTTCTCTCCCGCAGCTTCCGCGCTCACACTGCCAGCATTCATTAAAACGCCTTTTCCCAAAAGGGTCAGGTACTCATCAAGCTTGCTGATCCAGTCCTTCATGGTCATGGCGTGTTCACTCTTGGCTTGAATCTCGGCAAATGACAAATAGGCATCGACGATACGATTGAGCATTTCAAGTTCGGTTTCGTTCAAATAATTTTTCGCGATGTAGATATCGCGTTGAATTAGCCGCAAACCCGAAAAATTGGTAAGCCCCACCAGCGGCTTTTTACTGTCAACGCGTTCGGCAATCAGTTCTGCGGCAGTTTTTCCACTGACGGCAAAGTGCATTTTGTTTTGAACCGTTTTGAAAAACTTATCTGTTTCCTTGGCATCTTTACGATAGTCAATGCTGGTTGCGTAGATATCGGTCACTTTCTGATACAGCATCCTCTCGCTTGAACGAATATCCCGTATCCGCTCCAAGAGTTCTTCAAAAAAGCGAGATTTGTGGCCCCCTTGTTTAAGGCGTTCGTCATCCAACGTAAATCCTTTTACAATGTATTCTCGCAAACGCTGCGTTGCCCATATACGAAATTGTGTGCCACGAAGAGAATTCACACGATAGCCTACGGAAATTATGGCATCGAGGTTATAATGCTTGACCTGATAAGTTTTACCATCATTGGCAGTTACCGAGAAATCCTCGGTAACTGATTTTTCAGTTAACTCTGAACTTTTAAAGATATTTTTCAGATGCAATCCGATATTATCGGAACTACAATCAAAAAGTGCTCCCATTTGCTTTTGAGAAAGCCACACTGTCTCCCCATCCATTTTGACTTGGACTTTCATTTTTCCATCTTCTGTTTGGTACAGAATAATTTGTGATCTTTCTTGACTGTCGGTTTTCTTTGTCATGTTGTCTGCTCCATCTGATACGCCAGTTCAGGTATTTTGAGTCCAAAGCTCATAGCTTGGTTGGGCGGGGAAATATTTTGTGACGAATACCCAATGGTCTTGTAGCCAGTCAGTCTACGTTCAAACATTTTTCTGAGCATCGGAACCTGATGGTCGACGTAATCGTAAACCTGCAAAAGTTTTTTGCCATCATGCGAACGATGCAGGCGTCCCACATATTGTTGCAGTGTCCCTTTCCACGAAATCGGGATGACCAAAAATAAAGTGTCGAGACGGCTGTCATCAAAACCTTCACCGATGTAGCGACCTGTTGCCAGTATTACTCGTTCCTCTGAGTCGGGGAGATTGGCGATTTGTTCTTGAAGTTCTTGCCGCTGTTTTTTGCCCATACCGCCACGCAAAACAAACACGTTCTTGGCAAATTTTTTGAGCCGGCTTTCGAGATAGTCGAGATGTTCGGTTCGTTCTGTTAAAACCAGTGGCGAACGCTTTGATTCTAAGGTTTTGAGAAGATCATTGAAAATGAGATCATTTCTATTTTGATCTTGTACCAATAACCCGTAAATTTCCTGAATCGAAAATTTTTGATTTGTTTCCGGCAGAGCGAAGCCTGTGTATCGTGGCAGCACAACATGCTCAAACTGATTCAATTCTGATTGCTGTTTTGCCGTGGCCTTGAAACGAGCGAAACGTCCATCAACCAGCTCTGGTTTGATATCGTGCTCTTTGAGCAGAGCCAGAACTTCATTCAAACATCCACGAGGAACCGCAATATGATCCGGAAAATCTTGTCCGCAAGAAATAATTCTTGGTTTGTCATAGGTAGAAAGACGCATGGCTTGGGCGCGGTAAAATTCGGGATTTTGAAAAGCTGCGATGCGCAACAGCCGATTGAGCATAGCTGTCAGCAGGCCATGTTTTTCAACATAGACCATATTCGCCATGACAACTTTGACCTTTTCAGGGAATGGCCCATTGATTTTTTTGGGAGTACTTTTCTCAGATGTAATTTCCCATGGTTTGATTGGCTTTTCATTTTCTTCGCTAACCAATGGAATATTGCCAACCTCGGTGTGAAACTGAACCTGTGCGAGAATTTGATGAATCTGATTCGCACTGATTTTTTTTGCATTGGCTAAAACAGCCCACTGGTCTTCATGGATATTGCCATTCTCATCAATAAAAACGCTGTTGCCATGGCTTCTTGGTTCTCGTTGCAGAGGCAGTGCAATCAAATTACCGAAACCGCCCTTGGGCATGGTATCTTGATTAGGAAACAAGCGATCATACGAATCCAAACCGACTTGATGTCGCTTTTCCATTGCTTTCGTCAGCAGAAAACTTCCGAGTCGTCTTGCCAGAGATGCAGCAATTGGATTTTTAAAGAATATCCAAACATGTCCACCTTTACCGGATCGTGATCGCTCCAAGAGACAACTCATGTTAAGTTCTTTGCAGGATGAAATAAAAGAACGCACATCCTCCAGCCAATTTGCCTTATCGAAATCGACAGCAAGGAACCAGCAAGTTTCATCGGCCAAAAGAGGATAAAGTCCAACAGTGGTTTTTCCAGAAAGATGGTCATGAATGGCTTGATCGGCAAGCGTGTGAAATTTTCTGTTTTCACATCGTGAACGCTTAGCTTTTCGATCATGAGAGCAAGCGGGACAACCCCAATCATGGGAACAAGCGGGCGAATAACCCTTTTTGCCGTCTTTGCCTTCCCAGCGAAGAGCATAAACATCTTCGCGACCGCGAAAGTAAGAGCGAAACAAAGAGATTTTTTGTTCTATCGATAAAGTATTGTGTGCAGCAGATTGTTTGTCGTCTGTATTTTTATCGGCAACTTCGGGTTGAATTCCTAATTGCAGACGCAAAGCGGCATTCTCAGTTCGCAACTGGACACATTCTTCTATGGCTTTCTTTAATTGTGTTTCTAAATCAGTCATTTTTAAAGTTTTGCTAAACCTGCATCCGATTCACGCAGCTACTATCTTGAAATCGTCCGCTTTCTCCTCTTCACGCTGGTTGCGAATGTACTCCATCCATACTTCATCGGTCACATTCCCACTCGTCACTACAAAAACCCTCTCGCCCACAAGGGCTGACCCCAATACCGCTTCCACAATTCCGAAAATCCCTGTTGTAACTTCCTTGACGTCGTCCCCTTCATGTATTGAACAAGCCGATCACCACCAGATGTGGAGAAATTGATACTAATAGATGCACATGGTCACTCCCAACGCTCCCGGTAATAATTTGTCTCATACCATCCAAACAAGCTATTTACGAATAATGACCATTTCTAGGCCAGGGATATCTTTAAAATCTTTTAGATTATGGGTCATAAGCTTGATGCCATGTTGCACGCACTGGCTTGCTATCCACAAATCTTGAATACGAAATTCGTGGCCACGGCCTGTTTTTTTAAGCTCTGCCGATAAAGTGCCAAAAATAATACCTGTCATTTCATCAATTCGTAGAATAGGTTTGTGAATCAGTCGGCTTACGGCTGAAAGTCTTTTTTGTTTAAGATCAGGTTGTTTAGTAATTTCTGCCCCAAATTTTAATTCAGCCAAGGTGACGGGGGAGATAAATACAGGTTCATTTTTAGTGTAAACTGCAATATCGGCAGCTGCAAGGGCACCTTGCTCAACATCAACCCAAATGCAGGTATCAATTAAATATCCCATGGGTTTTTTAGGAGGTTTAAATTTTGTTTACCGAGGGAAGAATGGCGACTTTCTTTGACCCAACCCTTGGCAGCCTGTTCAGGAAGGGTACGATAAAGATCCGAAAGTGCTTCTAACGCGGTCATGCGGACAGGCCCAGGAAGGATACGGGCAATCCGCTGTTTATTTCTAACAATGACAATCTCCTCGCCTTTTGATTCAACGAGGTCAAGCACTTGGCTGAGTTGCCTGGCTAATTCGGTTGAACTCACTTCACGCATAACT is part of the Deltaproteobacteria bacterium genome and harbors:
- a CDS encoding type II toxin-antitoxin system Phd/YefM family antitoxin; the encoded protein is MREVSSTELARQLSQVLDLVESKGEEIVIVRNKQRIARILPGPVRMTALEALSDLYRTLPEQAAKGWVKESRHSSLGKQNLNLLKNPWDI
- a CDS encoding type II toxin-antitoxin system VapC family toxin, translated to MGYLIDTCIWVDVEQGALAAADIAVYTKNEPVFISPVTLAELKFGAEITKQPDLKQKRLSAVSRLIHKPILRIDEMTGIIFGTLSAELKKTGRGHEFRIQDLWIASQCVQHGIKLMTHNLKDFKDIPGLEMVIIRK
- a CDS encoding virulence RhuM family protein → MTKKTDSQERSQIILYQTEDGKMKVQVKMDGETVWLSQKQMGALFDCSSDNIGLHLKNIFKSSELTEKSVTEDFSVTANDGKTYQVKHYNLDAIISVGYRVNSLRGTQFRIWATQRLREYIVKGFTLDDERLKQGGHKSRFFEELLERIRDIRSSERMLYQKVTDIYATSIDYRKDAKETDKFFKTVQNKMHFAVSGKTAAELIAERVDSKKPLVGLTNFSGLRLIQRDIYIAKNYLNETELEMLNRIVDAYLSFAEIQAKSEHAMTMKDWISKLDEYLTLLGKGVLMNAGSVSAEAAGEKALKEYEKYRQEQDKKYISDFDREVKKLTDKPTKPRKK